One genomic window of Deinococcus aetherius includes the following:
- a CDS encoding carbohydrate ABC transporter permease — MTNASLDRAARPGPARRKRPFLDPRGVGWCYLFLAPMVLLYLGFVLWPTLASLYFSLFNWDGLGWPQQFVGMGNYREVTGDGLFWKAFGNTWKYTLGVVILQVPLALLVAVALNDPTLRGRTVYRTLFFLPVVTTTAVVGVVLAVMLSPIGGAVNTALLGSGLVDRPVNFLGTVSLALPTLIAIGIWKTFGIKMIYWLAGLQSVPAELYEAARLDGATGTQILRFVTLPLLRPVALTILVLALLQSLNVFDLVRVMTAGGPLYSTDVVSTYIYRLAFSAELGVPRFGYASAAGVIFGVTNLAIIAVQALATRAARRRERVL, encoded by the coding sequence ATGACGAACGCCTCCCTCGACCGCGCGGCGCGTCCTGGCCCCGCGCGCCGGAAGCGGCCCTTCCTCGACCCGCGCGGCGTGGGGTGGTGCTACCTCTTCCTGGCGCCGATGGTGCTGCTGTACCTGGGCTTCGTGCTGTGGCCCACCCTGGCGAGCCTGTACTTCTCTCTCTTCAACTGGGACGGCCTCGGCTGGCCCCAGCAGTTCGTGGGCATGGGGAACTACCGCGAGGTGACCGGGGACGGCCTCTTCTGGAAGGCCTTCGGCAACACCTGGAAGTACACCCTGGGCGTCGTGATCCTCCAGGTGCCGCTGGCCCTGCTGGTGGCCGTCGCGCTGAACGACCCCACCCTGCGCGGACGCACCGTCTACCGCACCCTCTTCTTCCTGCCCGTCGTGACGACCACCGCTGTCGTCGGGGTGGTCCTCGCGGTGATGCTCTCCCCCATCGGCGGCGCGGTGAATACCGCCCTGCTGGGGAGCGGGCTGGTGGACCGGCCGGTCAACTTCCTGGGCACGGTGTCGCTCGCGCTGCCCACCCTGATCGCCATCGGCATCTGGAAGACCTTCGGGATCAAGATGATCTACTGGCTGGCCGGGTTGCAGAGCGTCCCCGCCGAGCTGTACGAGGCCGCGCGGCTCGACGGGGCGACGGGCACGCAGATTCTGCGCTTCGTGACCCTGCCGCTGCTGCGCCCGGTCGCGCTCACGATCCTGGTGCTGGCCCTGTTGCAAAGCCTGAACGTCTTCGACCTCGTGCGGGTGATGACGGCGGGCGGGCCGCTGTACTCCACCGACGTGGTGAGTACTTACATCTACCGCCTCGCCTTCAGCGCCGAACTCGGGGTGCCGCGCTTCGGGTACGCCTCCGCCGCCGGGGTGATCTTCGGCGTGACCAACCTGGCGATCATCGCCGTGCAGGCGCTCGCCACCCGGGCCGCGCGCCGCCGGGAGAGGGTGTTATGA
- a CDS encoding carbohydrate ABC transporter permease translates to MTTTATIPRRVGRVPRPFNPWRLLLHVSFIAVLLLWVSPFVWMLASTFRPAVEAQRAPLALFSATPTLENLQRAWELGNFSRYFLNSLVVSLSTVVIVTLVTALAGFALGRRTFPGRLPLLALLGATLFLPQGYTVIPIYDLVGRLGLNNTLGGVTLALTGTGFVLYVFMFTAYFASLPRELEEAALVDGTNIFQMFLYVMLPLARPIIATVAILEFISSWNAFLLPLVLTFTRPELRTLGVGIYSFFGENPVDWTALAAAATLCLLPVILVFVLFQRAFVEGVAGAVKS, encoded by the coding sequence ATGACCACGACCGCGACCATTCCGCGCCGGGTGGGCCGTGTGCCCCGCCCCTTCAACCCCTGGCGACTCCTGCTGCACGTCTCCTTCATCGCAGTGCTGCTGCTGTGGGTCTCGCCCTTCGTGTGGATGCTGGCCTCCACCTTCCGGCCCGCCGTGGAAGCGCAGCGCGCCCCGCTCGCGCTCTTCTCGGCCACGCCCACCCTGGAGAACCTCCAGCGCGCCTGGGAACTCGGCAACTTCTCGCGCTACTTCCTGAACTCGCTGGTGGTCTCGCTGTCCACGGTCGTGATCGTCACGCTGGTGACGGCGCTGGCGGGCTTCGCGCTGGGGCGCCGCACCTTCCCCGGGCGCCTGCCGCTGCTGGCCCTGCTCGGCGCGACGCTCTTCCTGCCGCAGGGGTACACCGTCATCCCGATCTACGACCTGGTGGGCCGGCTGGGGCTGAACAACACCCTGGGCGGGGTGACGCTCGCCCTCACGGGCACCGGCTTCGTCCTGTACGTGTTCATGTTCACCGCGTACTTCGCCAGCCTGCCGCGCGAGCTGGAGGAGGCCGCACTGGTGGACGGCACCAACATCTTCCAGATGTTCCTGTACGTCATGCTGCCCCTGGCGCGGCCCATCATCGCCACCGTCGCCATCCTGGAGTTCATCTCCAGTTGGAACGCCTTCCTGCTGCCGCTCGTGCTGACCTTCACCCGGCCGGAACTGCGGACCCTGGGCGTGGGCATCTACTCGTTCTTCGGCGAGAACCCGGTGGACTGGACGGCGCTCGCGGCGGCGGCCACCCTCTGCCTGCTCCCGGTGATCCTGGTGTTCGTGCTGTTCCAGCGCGCCTTCGTCGAGGGTGTGGCGGGGGCGGTGAAGTCGTGA